A genomic region of Notamacropus eugenii isolate mMacEug1 chromosome 3, mMacEug1.pri_v2, whole genome shotgun sequence contains the following coding sequences:
- the MARS1 gene encoding methionine--tRNA ligase, cytoplasmic isoform X2 has protein sequence MRLFLSDGAPGNLPVLAAAWRAGARDKLLISTVGPEECVVPFLTRSKLPALKLDSGHYLFSTSAICRYFFLLCGWEQDDLTNQWLEWETTELQPVLSVALYNLVVHGKKGEDVLSPVRRALIHIDHSLSRRSFPFLAGDSESLADIVLWGALYPLLQDPTYLPDELAALQTWFRTLSVQEPCQQAVESVLKKQGALALRVYLQKQPQPSIPLERPINNEPEEDELSSHTLSEEEIAMAVTAWEQGLEALPPVRPRQNPVLPVAGERNVLITSALPYVNNVPHLGNIIGCVLSADVFARYSRLRQWNTLYLCGTDEYGTATETKAMEEGLTPQQICDKYHVIHADIYRWFNISFDFFGRTTTPLQTKITQDIFQRLLARDFLLTDTVEQLRCEQCSRFLADRFVEGTCPFCSYEEARGDQCDKCGKLINAIELKKPKCKICQESPVLKSSQHLFLNLPKLENRLEEWLGRTLAGSDWTPNARFITRSWIRDGLKPRCITRDLKWGTPVPLEGFQNKVFYVWFDATIGYLSITANYTDQWERWWKNPEQVELYQFMAKDNVPFHSVVFPCSALGAEDNYTLVSHLIATEYLNYEDGKFSKSRGVGVFGDMAQNTGIPSDIWRFYLLYVRPENQDSSFSWSDLMLKNNSELLNNLGNFVNRAGMFVCKFFGGFVPKMMLTPDDQRLLAHVTLELRQYHRLMEKVRIRDALRCILTISRHGNQYIQVNEPWKRIKGNEADRLRAGTVTGVAVNMAALLSIMMQPYMPAVSATIQTQLQLPPAACAVLPTDFPCFLPAGHQIGIVSPLFQKLENDQIESLRKRFGGGQAKVSKAEAPTDLTDPEQIKLLTDAVTKQGNIVRELKAQKVDKAQVAAEVAKLLELKGQLALAEGKPPELPKGKKKK, from the exons ATGCGGCTTTTCCTGAGCGACGGCGCCCCGGGGAACCTCCCTGTCCTGGCCGCAGCCTGGCGGGCGGGGGCCCGGGACAAGCTGCTCATCAGCACCGTGGGCCCCGAAG AGTGTGTGGTCCCCTTCTTGACTCGGTCTAAACTGCCAGCCCTGAAACTAGACAGCGGTCACTATCTCTTTTCTACTAGTGCAATTTGCAG GTACTTCTTTTTGTTATGTGGTTGGGAACAAGATGACCTCACTAACCAGTGGCTGGAATGGGAGACAACAGAGCTACAG CCTGTCCTTTCTGTTGCCCTTTACAACTTGGTGGTCcatgggaagaagggagaggatgtcCTTTCTCCTGTCCGAAGGGCATTGATCCACATTGACCATAGCTTGAGTCGAAGAAGCTTCCCTTTCCTCGCTGGG GATTCGGAATCTTTGGCTGATATCGTTCTGTGGGGAGCGCTATACCCTTTACTCCAGGATCCAACTTACCTTCCTG ATGAACTTGCTGCCTTGCAGACCTGGTTCCGGACCCTGAGTGTCCAGGAACCATGCCAGCAGGCAGTTGAATCTGTGCTGAAAAAGCAGGGGGCCTTGGCTCTGCGGGTATATCTGCAAAAACAGCCACAACCCAGTATTCCTTTAGAGAGACCTATCAATAATGAACCTGAG GAGGATGAGCTGTCTTCCCACACACTTTCTGAGGAGGAGATTGCCATGGCTGTAACAGCTTGGGAGCAAGGACTGGAGGCTCTGCCTCCAGTTAGACCACGGCAGAACCCTGT GTTACCAGTGGCTGGAGAAAGGAACGTGCTCATCACCAGCGCTCTTCCCTATGTCAACAATGTCCCACATCTTGGCAACATCATCGGTTGTGTCCTTAGTGCAGATGTCTTTGCCAG GTACTCTCGACTACGCCAGTGGAATACATTGTACTTGTGTGGGACGGATGAGTATGGAACAGCAACGGAAACCAAAGCCATGGAGGAGGGCTTAACACCCCAGCAGATCTGTGACAAGTACCACGTCATCCACGCCGACATCTACCGttggtttaacatttcctttgacttctttggtCGGACCACCACCCCACTTCAGACCAA GATCACCCAAGACATCTTTCAGCGGCTGCTAGCACGGGACTTCTTGCTCACGGACACGGTAGAACAGCTTCGGTGTGAGCAGTGTTCTCGCTTCCTTGCTGACCGGTTTGTGGAGGGTACCTGCCCTTTCTGTAGTTACGAGGAGGCCCGTGGTGACCAGTGTGACAAATGTGGCAAGCTCATCAATGCCATTGAACTAAAG AAGCCTAAGTGTAAGATATGTCAGGAATCCCCTGTGCTGAAATCTTCCCAACATTTGTTCCTGAACCTGCCCAAG ctgGAGAATCGTCTGGAGGAGTGGTTGGGCAGGACTCTAGCTGGCAGTGACTGGACACCCAATGCTCGATTCATCACACGTTCGTGGATCCGGGATGGGCTCAAACCACGATGTATAACTCGTGACCTCAAATGGGGCACTCCGGTGCCCTTAGAGGGCTTTCAGAACAAG GTGTTTTATGTTTGGTTTGATGCCACAATTGGCTATCTGTCCATCACAGCTAACTATACTGACCAGTGGGAACGCTGGTGGAAGAATCCAGAACAG GTGGAGCTCTACCAGTTCATGGCCAAAGACAACGTCCCTTTCCACAGTGTTGTCTTCCCTTGCTCAGCCCTTGGAGCCGAAGACAACTATACCCTGGTCAGCCACCTCATTGCCACAG AATACCTGAACTATGAGGACGGGAAGTTCTCTAAGAGCAGAGGTGTGGGGGTGTTTGGAGATATGGCCCAAAACACAGGCATCCCTTCTGATATCTGGCGCTTCTACCTGCTTTATGTTCGGCCTGAAAACCAGGACAGTTCTTTCTCCTGGAGTGACCTGATGCTCAAGAATAATTCTGAATTGCTTAACAACCTGGGCAACTTTGTTAACAG agctGGGATGTTTGTGTGCAAGTTTTTTGGGGGCTTTGTGCCTAAGATGATGCTAACTCCGGATGACCAGCGACTCCTTGCCCATGTCACATTGGAGCTACGACAGTACCACCGACTAATGGAGAAGGTCCG GATTAGAGATGCCCTCCGCTGTATTCTTACCATTTCACGGCATGGCAACCAGTACATTCAAGTGAATGAGCCCTGGAAGCGGATCAAGGGCAATGAGGCCGATAG GCTCCGTGCTGGCACAGTGACAGGTGTGGCGGTAAACATGGCGGCCCTGCTTTCCATCATGATGCAGCCGTACATGCCTGCAGTCAGCGCAACTATCCAGACCCAGCTGCAGCTCCCACCTGCAGCCTGTGCTGTCTTGCCTACTGACTTTCCATGCTTCCTGCCTGCCGGGCACCAGATTGGTATA GTTAGTCCCTTGTTTCAGAAGCTAGAGAACGACCAAATTGAAAGCCTGAGAAAGCGCTTTGGAGGGGGCCAG GCCAAAGTTTCCAAGGCAGAAGCCCCCACAGACCTAACAGATCCTGAACAGATCAAGCTGTTAACAGATGCAGTGACAAAACAG GGCAACATTGTCCGTGAGTTAAAAGCCCAGAAGGTGGACAAAGCCCAGGTGGCTGCTGAGGTGGCTAAACTGCTGGAGCTAAAAGGACAGCTGGCCCTGGCTGAAGGAAAGCCTCCTGAACTTCCAAAGggcaagaagaagaaatga
- the MARS1 gene encoding methionine--tRNA ligase, cytoplasmic isoform X1 — MRLFLSDGAPGNLPVLAAAWRAGARDKLLISTVGPEECVVPFLTRSKLPALKLDSGHYLFSTSAICRYFFLLCGWEQDDLTNQWLEWETTELQPVLSVALYNLVVHGKKGEDVLSPVRRALIHIDHSLSRRSFPFLAGDSESLADIVLWGALYPLLQDPTYLPDELAALQTWFRTLSVQEPCQQAVESVLKKQGALALRVYLQKQPQPSIPLERPINNEPEEDELSSHTLSEEEIAMAVTAWEQGLEALPPVRPRQNPVLPVAGERNVLITSALPYVNNVPHLGNIIGCVLSADVFARYSRLRQWNTLYLCGTDEYGTATETKAMEEGLTPQQICDKYHVIHADIYRWFNISFDFFGRTTTPLQTKITQDIFQRLLARDFLLTDTVEQLRCEQCSRFLADRFVEGTCPFCSYEEARGDQCDKCGKLINAIELKKPKCKICQESPVLKSSQHLFLNLPKLENRLEEWLGRTLAGSDWTPNARFITRSWIRDGLKPRCITRDLKWGTPVPLEGFQNKVFYVWFDATIGYLSITANYTDQWERWWKNPEQVELYQFMAKDNVPFHSVVFPCSALGAEDNYTLVSHLIATEYLNYEDGKFSKSRGVGVFGDMAQNTGIPSDIWRFYLLYVRPENQDSSFSWSDLMLKNNSELLNNLGNFVNRAGMFVCKFFGGFVPKMMLTPDDQRLLAHVTLELRQYHRLMEKVRIRDALRCILTISRHGNQYIQVNEPWKRIKGNEADRLRAGTVTGVAVNMAALLSIMMQPYMPAVSATIQTQLQLPPAACAVLPTDFPCFLPAGHQIGIVSPLFQKLENDQIESLRKRFGGGQLEDSLELKAKVSKAEAPTDLTDPEQIKLLTDAVTKQGNIVRELKAQKVDKAQVAAEVAKLLELKGQLALAEGKPPELPKGKKKK, encoded by the exons ATGCGGCTTTTCCTGAGCGACGGCGCCCCGGGGAACCTCCCTGTCCTGGCCGCAGCCTGGCGGGCGGGGGCCCGGGACAAGCTGCTCATCAGCACCGTGGGCCCCGAAG AGTGTGTGGTCCCCTTCTTGACTCGGTCTAAACTGCCAGCCCTGAAACTAGACAGCGGTCACTATCTCTTTTCTACTAGTGCAATTTGCAG GTACTTCTTTTTGTTATGTGGTTGGGAACAAGATGACCTCACTAACCAGTGGCTGGAATGGGAGACAACAGAGCTACAG CCTGTCCTTTCTGTTGCCCTTTACAACTTGGTGGTCcatgggaagaagggagaggatgtcCTTTCTCCTGTCCGAAGGGCATTGATCCACATTGACCATAGCTTGAGTCGAAGAAGCTTCCCTTTCCTCGCTGGG GATTCGGAATCTTTGGCTGATATCGTTCTGTGGGGAGCGCTATACCCTTTACTCCAGGATCCAACTTACCTTCCTG ATGAACTTGCTGCCTTGCAGACCTGGTTCCGGACCCTGAGTGTCCAGGAACCATGCCAGCAGGCAGTTGAATCTGTGCTGAAAAAGCAGGGGGCCTTGGCTCTGCGGGTATATCTGCAAAAACAGCCACAACCCAGTATTCCTTTAGAGAGACCTATCAATAATGAACCTGAG GAGGATGAGCTGTCTTCCCACACACTTTCTGAGGAGGAGATTGCCATGGCTGTAACAGCTTGGGAGCAAGGACTGGAGGCTCTGCCTCCAGTTAGACCACGGCAGAACCCTGT GTTACCAGTGGCTGGAGAAAGGAACGTGCTCATCACCAGCGCTCTTCCCTATGTCAACAATGTCCCACATCTTGGCAACATCATCGGTTGTGTCCTTAGTGCAGATGTCTTTGCCAG GTACTCTCGACTACGCCAGTGGAATACATTGTACTTGTGTGGGACGGATGAGTATGGAACAGCAACGGAAACCAAAGCCATGGAGGAGGGCTTAACACCCCAGCAGATCTGTGACAAGTACCACGTCATCCACGCCGACATCTACCGttggtttaacatttcctttgacttctttggtCGGACCACCACCCCACTTCAGACCAA GATCACCCAAGACATCTTTCAGCGGCTGCTAGCACGGGACTTCTTGCTCACGGACACGGTAGAACAGCTTCGGTGTGAGCAGTGTTCTCGCTTCCTTGCTGACCGGTTTGTGGAGGGTACCTGCCCTTTCTGTAGTTACGAGGAGGCCCGTGGTGACCAGTGTGACAAATGTGGCAAGCTCATCAATGCCATTGAACTAAAG AAGCCTAAGTGTAAGATATGTCAGGAATCCCCTGTGCTGAAATCTTCCCAACATTTGTTCCTGAACCTGCCCAAG ctgGAGAATCGTCTGGAGGAGTGGTTGGGCAGGACTCTAGCTGGCAGTGACTGGACACCCAATGCTCGATTCATCACACGTTCGTGGATCCGGGATGGGCTCAAACCACGATGTATAACTCGTGACCTCAAATGGGGCACTCCGGTGCCCTTAGAGGGCTTTCAGAACAAG GTGTTTTATGTTTGGTTTGATGCCACAATTGGCTATCTGTCCATCACAGCTAACTATACTGACCAGTGGGAACGCTGGTGGAAGAATCCAGAACAG GTGGAGCTCTACCAGTTCATGGCCAAAGACAACGTCCCTTTCCACAGTGTTGTCTTCCCTTGCTCAGCCCTTGGAGCCGAAGACAACTATACCCTGGTCAGCCACCTCATTGCCACAG AATACCTGAACTATGAGGACGGGAAGTTCTCTAAGAGCAGAGGTGTGGGGGTGTTTGGAGATATGGCCCAAAACACAGGCATCCCTTCTGATATCTGGCGCTTCTACCTGCTTTATGTTCGGCCTGAAAACCAGGACAGTTCTTTCTCCTGGAGTGACCTGATGCTCAAGAATAATTCTGAATTGCTTAACAACCTGGGCAACTTTGTTAACAG agctGGGATGTTTGTGTGCAAGTTTTTTGGGGGCTTTGTGCCTAAGATGATGCTAACTCCGGATGACCAGCGACTCCTTGCCCATGTCACATTGGAGCTACGACAGTACCACCGACTAATGGAGAAGGTCCG GATTAGAGATGCCCTCCGCTGTATTCTTACCATTTCACGGCATGGCAACCAGTACATTCAAGTGAATGAGCCCTGGAAGCGGATCAAGGGCAATGAGGCCGATAG GCTCCGTGCTGGCACAGTGACAGGTGTGGCGGTAAACATGGCGGCCCTGCTTTCCATCATGATGCAGCCGTACATGCCTGCAGTCAGCGCAACTATCCAGACCCAGCTGCAGCTCCCACCTGCAGCCTGTGCTGTCTTGCCTACTGACTTTCCATGCTTCCTGCCTGCCGGGCACCAGATTGGTATA GTTAGTCCCTTGTTTCAGAAGCTAGAGAACGACCAAATTGAAAGCCTGAGAAAGCGCTTTGGAGGGGGCCAG CTAGAAGATTCCTTGGAGTTAAAG GCCAAAGTTTCCAAGGCAGAAGCCCCCACAGACCTAACAGATCCTGAACAGATCAAGCTGTTAACAGATGCAGTGACAAAACAG GGCAACATTGTCCGTGAGTTAAAAGCCCAGAAGGTGGACAAAGCCCAGGTGGCTGCTGAGGTGGCTAAACTGCTGGAGCTAAAAGGACAGCTGGCCCTGGCTGAAGGAAAGCCTCCTGAACTTCCAAAGggcaagaagaagaaatga